The Triticum aestivum cultivar Chinese Spring chromosome 3A, IWGSC CS RefSeq v2.1, whole genome shotgun sequence genome includes a region encoding these proteins:
- the LOC123060281 gene encoding rhamnogalacturonan I rhamnosyltransferase 1: MVVAMAAARRRRVWRWAMRAVASAVMWTAVLQLASITGLWRPRVFADCWGGSGSGGASAGLAALAGEDRVAARLSPPALVPRRVYRSNGYLLVTCNGGLNQMRAGICDMVTIARHLNLTLVLPELDKRSFWADPSDFGDIFDVNHFINSLRDELKIVKALPLKLQLKTRRRLYSMPPISWSNDTYYLKRVLPLARKHKVIHFNKTDARLANNGIPIHLQMLRCRVNFEALRFTPQIEALGRKLISTLQRSGEFVVLHLRYEMDMLSFSGCTHGCSDKETEELTRMRYAYPWWKEKEIDSETKRLQGLCPLTPEEIALVLKALGFSKDTLIYIASGEIYGGERRLAALKAAYPNLVRKEKLLSSNELWPFQNHSTQMAALDYMVSIASNVFIPSYDGNMARLVEGHRRYSGFRKTILLDRTKLVELLDHFQGGSLSWDEFSAAVKEAHQYRMGQPTDRRAIPGRPKEEDYFYANPQECVGSSSMGRLRDVS, translated from the exons ATGGTCGTGGccatggcggcggcgcggcggaggcgggtgtGGCGGTGGGCCATGCGCGCGGTGGCCAGCGCGGTGATGTGGACGGCGGTCCTGCAGCTGGCGTCCATCACCGGCCTCTGGCGCCCCAGGGTCTTCGCGGACTGCTGGGGCGGCTCCGGCTCCGGGGGCGCCTCGGCCGGCCTGGCCGCGCTCGCCGGCGAGGACCGGGTCGCCGCGCGGCTCTCCCCTCCGGCGCTCGTGCCCAGGA GAGTTTATAGAAGCAATGGCTATCTGCTAGTAACTTGCAACGGAGGCCTTAATCAAATGCGAGCCGGG ATATGTGATATGGTGACCATAGCACGCCATCTGAATCTAACATTAGTGCTCCCTGAACTGGATAAAAGGTCTTTCTGGGCTGATCCAAG TGAttttggagatatatttgatgtgaACCACTTCATTAATTCGTTAAGAGACGAACTAAAAATTGTCAAAGCACTACCGTTGAAACTCCAGCTAAAAACTAGGAGAAGACTTTATTCGATGCCTCCTATCAGCTGGTCAAACGATACATACTACCTAAAGCGG GTATTACCTCTTGCAAGGAAGCACAAGGTGATCCATTTCAATAAAACGGATGCCCGGCTAGCAAACAATGGCATTCCTATCCATCTCCAAATGCTGCGCTGCCGTGTCAACTTTGAGGCTTTGAGATTCACTCCACAGATTGAGGCCCTTGGCAGAAAACTTATCTCCACCCTTCAACGAAGTGGGGAATTTGTTGTGCTTCACTTGCGTTATGAAATGGACATGCTCTCCTTTTCAGGCTGCACACATGGCTGTTCCGATAAAGAAACTGAGGAGCTCACCAGAATGAG ATATGCATATCCATGGTGGAAAGAAAAGGAAATCGATTCTGAAACCAAGAGGCTTCAGGGACTTTGTCCCCTCACACCTGAGgaaattgctctagtgcttaaaGCTCTAGGGTTTTCAAAGGATACGTTGATATATATTGCCTCTGGTGAAATCTATGGAGGTGAAAGACGGTTGGCTGCTCTTAAGGCTGCCTATCCGAATTTG GTTAGAAAGGAAAAACTGTTATCTTCCAATGAATTGTGGCCATTCCAGAACCATTCGACCCAGATGGCAGCACTGGACTACATGGTTTCGATAGCAAGCAATGTTTTCATCCCCAGTTATGATGGAAATATGGCAAGACTTGTCGAAGGTCACCGCAG GTATAGTGGCTTTCGCAAGACCATCTTATTGGACAGGACAAAACTTGTTGAACTTTTGGATCATTTCCAAGGAGGTTCATTGTCCTGGGATGAATTCTCTGCGGCTGTGAAGGAGGCGCACCAGTATCGCATGGGCCAACCCACAGACAGAAGGGCCATCCCTGGCCGGCCCAAGGAAGAGGACTACTTCTATGCTAATCCCCAAGAATGCGTCGGTTCCAGTTCCATGGGGAGATTAAGAGATGTTTCCTGA